The Streptomyces phaeolivaceus genome has a window encoding:
- a CDS encoding GNAT family N-acetyltransferase, which produces MSGTITYRRTRDVAEVRQLILDIHVEVRGEFGLMDRPFYQLDRFDERLSAYSSRPGWEAVVAHHGEEPVGYVFAVPLGENTAWWTAEQEPLPDGYVKEDGRRTLALNEILVRRRWRGAHGQGTAGALHEELLSRRQEQRVTLLVNPALSEGRLKAVYESWGYKQVGCQQPFDDSPEFATMVRDPLRRPTASPK; this is translated from the coding sequence GTGAGCGGCACGATCACCTATCGCAGGACCCGCGATGTCGCCGAAGTACGGCAGCTCATCCTCGATATTCATGTAGAGGTGCGCGGGGAATTCGGGCTGATGGACCGGCCCTTCTACCAGCTCGACCGGTTCGACGAGCGGTTGTCGGCGTATTCTTCCCGCCCTGGTTGGGAGGCCGTCGTCGCCCACCACGGTGAGGAACCGGTCGGGTACGTCTTTGCCGTACCGCTCGGTGAGAACACCGCATGGTGGACAGCGGAACAGGAACCGCTGCCCGACGGGTACGTGAAGGAAGACGGTCGGCGAACCCTCGCACTCAACGAGATCCTCGTACGCCGACGGTGGCGCGGCGCACACGGCCAAGGCACGGCTGGAGCTCTGCACGAGGAGTTGCTGTCGCGACGTCAGGAACAACGCGTCACTCTGCTGGTCAACCCTGCTCTGTCCGAAGGCCGCCTCAAGGCTGTCTACGAGTCCTGGGGGTACAAGCAGGTCGGCTGTCAACAACCGTTCGACGACTCGCCGGAATTCGCCACGATGGTTCGGGATCCTTTGCGTCGGCCGACAGCCTCTCCGAAATGA
- a CDS encoding YncE family protein — MTTPPNLSPRAPKQRTHTQHNLVQRTILAAAVLAAVAACGSESRTDEQKQRIRADRAAAEAEAAERKKKQRTAIRGLHGMPPVLDPEDVYAADRPNRLSPVVKDFPSRVYVPNSESDTVTVIDPKTYEIVETIPVGRQPQHVVPSWDLKTLWVNNNRGHTLTPIDPRTGKAGKPVEVHDPYNLYFTPNGRYAVVMASLDRELVFRDPHTMKRVKTEPVTCYGVNHADFSIDGKYFIVSCEFSGELLKVDTEKMKVIGQRKLPFEGAMPQDVKISPDGKRFYIADMMADGMWVLDGDTFEEPKLLPTGKGTHGLYVGRDSREMYVSNRGEGTVSVFDFTENKLTKKWHLPDGGSPDMGGVSADGKVLWLSGRYDSEVYAIDTRTGEQLARIPVGSGPHGLAVYPQPGRYSLGHTGIFR; from the coding sequence GTGACGACGCCCCCCAATCTCAGCCCGCGCGCTCCGAAACAGCGCACCCACACGCAGCACAACCTCGTGCAGCGCACGATCCTCGCCGCCGCCGTCCTCGCCGCCGTGGCCGCGTGCGGCTCCGAGAGCCGGACCGACGAACAGAAGCAGCGGATCCGGGCCGACCGGGCCGCCGCCGAGGCCGAAGCCGCCGAGCGCAAGAAGAAACAGCGGACCGCGATCCGGGGACTGCACGGCATGCCGCCCGTGCTCGACCCCGAGGACGTCTACGCCGCCGACCGCCCGAACCGCCTCTCCCCGGTGGTCAAGGACTTCCCGTCCCGGGTCTACGTCCCCAACAGCGAGTCCGACACCGTCACCGTCATCGACCCCAAGACGTACGAGATCGTCGAGACGATCCCGGTGGGCCGCCAGCCCCAGCACGTCGTGCCCTCCTGGGACCTGAAGACCCTCTGGGTCAACAACAACCGGGGCCACACCCTCACCCCCATCGACCCGAGGACGGGGAAGGCCGGCAAGCCGGTCGAGGTGCACGACCCGTACAACCTGTACTTCACCCCGAACGGCAGGTACGCCGTCGTCATGGCCTCCCTCGACCGCGAACTCGTCTTCCGCGACCCGCACACCATGAAGCGGGTCAAGACCGAGCCGGTCACCTGCTACGGCGTCAACCACGCCGACTTCTCGATCGACGGCAAGTACTTCATCGTGTCGTGCGAGTTCAGCGGTGAGCTGCTGAAGGTCGACACCGAGAAGATGAAGGTGATCGGACAGCGGAAACTGCCGTTCGAGGGGGCCATGCCGCAGGACGTGAAGATCTCCCCGGACGGCAAGCGGTTCTACATCGCCGACATGATGGCCGACGGCATGTGGGTCCTGGACGGCGACACCTTCGAGGAACCGAAGCTGCTGCCCACCGGCAAGGGCACCCACGGCCTGTACGTCGGCCGCGACTCCCGCGAGATGTACGTCTCCAACCGCGGCGAGGGCACGGTGTCGGTCTTCGACTTCACCGAGAACAAGCTGACCAAGAAGTGGCACCTCCCCGACGGCGGCAGCCCCGACATGGGCGGCGTCTCCGCCGACGGCAAGGTCCTGTGGCTCTCCGGCCGCTACGACTCCGAGGTGTACGCCATCGACACCCGCACCGGGGAACAGCTCGCCCGCATCCCCGTCGGCAGCGGCCCCCACGGCCTCGCCGTCTACCCGCAGCCCGGCCGCTACTCCCTCGGCCACACGGGCATCTTCCGATGA
- a CDS encoding GPW/gp25 family protein, with protein sequence MAEQFVGSGWAFPLRIGPTGGIALVSGEREVEEAIRLILATAPGERPMRPEFGCAIHDLVFAPVNEATAGRIQHEVYTSLDRWEPRIEVADVEVTAGADQGVLFIDVQYSIRGTNNPRSLVFPFYVIPSHDEPDLAPEGSDRPDSPDRPESDR encoded by the coding sequence ATGGCCGAACAGTTCGTCGGATCCGGCTGGGCGTTCCCGCTGCGGATCGGGCCCACCGGGGGCATCGCCCTGGTCAGCGGGGAGCGCGAGGTCGAGGAGGCCATCCGGCTCATCCTGGCGACCGCGCCGGGCGAGCGGCCGATGCGCCCCGAGTTCGGCTGCGCCATCCACGACCTGGTGTTCGCGCCGGTCAACGAGGCCACCGCCGGCCGTATCCAGCACGAGGTGTACACGAGCCTCGACCGCTGGGAGCCCCGGATCGAGGTGGCCGACGTCGAGGTGACGGCCGGTGCCGACCAGGGCGTCCTCTTCATCGATGTGCAGTACTCGATCCGGGGCACCAACAACCCGCGCAGCCTGGTCTTCCCGTTCTACGTCATCCCGTCCCACGACGAGCCGGACCTGGCCCCCGAGGGCTCCGACCGTCCCGATTCTCCCGACCGTCCGGAAAGCGACCGCTGA
- a CDS encoding phage tail protein, which produces MRGSIDGLGSSTPIGTMLPAVFADDDLAQRFVGGLDDILAPILSVLDCLDSYFTPSLAPVDFTQWLAGWVGAETDGTEPEPRLRAAVAAAAYLHRVRGTRRGLSEAVRLVFGVTPEITESGAATWDARPLGPVPGERRPRLHVALSLPHPTAADEHRLDSLVAAARPAHMPYTVQVTAAERIPER; this is translated from the coding sequence ATGAGGGGCTCCATAGACGGCCTCGGCTCCTCCACCCCCATCGGCACCATGCTCCCCGCCGTGTTCGCCGACGACGACCTCGCCCAACGCTTCGTCGGCGGCCTGGACGACATACTCGCCCCGATCCTCTCCGTACTCGACTGCCTGGACTCCTACTTCACCCCGTCCCTCGCCCCCGTCGACTTCACCCAGTGGCTCGCCGGCTGGGTCGGCGCCGAGACCGACGGCACGGAACCGGAGCCCCGGCTGCGCGCGGCCGTCGCCGCCGCCGCGTATCTGCACCGGGTACGCGGCACCCGCCGCGGCCTGTCCGAGGCGGTGCGCCTCGTCTTCGGCGTGACCCCGGAGATCACCGAGAGCGGGGCCGCCACCTGGGACGCCCGCCCCCTCGGCCCGGTCCCCGGCGAACGCCGTCCACGCCTCCACGTGGCCCTGAGCCTGCCCCACCCCACCGCGGCGGACGAACACCGGCTGGACAGCCTCGTGGCCGCCGCCCGCCCCGCCCATATGCCCTACACGGTCCAGGTGACCGCCGCCGAAAGGATCCCCGAGAGATGA
- a CDS encoding GNAT family N-acetyltransferase, with translation MKSLRDVLDAAALGVFPPADGRTTVVAQHSPRDAGVLCFTAHSVVFTDEDPEWVHETLAAAECDALSASMNPRFLAAFMERTGRTAETVDAMLVAAPLPGEPPLPLREIEDPGHPRVAYARHRRDDVRVWAADGGVLTTGRGIAGRLEVSVEVDEGLRQRGLGRALVAAARHLADEPLWAQIAPGNARSVRAFQSAGYRPVGSEILLSARPAR, from the coding sequence ATGAAGAGCTTGCGGGATGTTCTGGACGCGGCGGCTCTGGGGGTCTTCCCGCCGGCGGACGGCCGTACGACCGTCGTCGCCCAGCACTCGCCCCGGGACGCGGGCGTCCTGTGTTTCACCGCCCACTCCGTCGTCTTCACGGACGAGGATCCCGAGTGGGTGCACGAGACGCTGGCGGCGGCCGAGTGCGACGCGCTCTCGGCGAGCATGAACCCGCGGTTCCTCGCGGCCTTCATGGAGCGGACCGGCCGTACGGCCGAGACCGTCGACGCGATGCTGGTCGCCGCGCCCCTGCCGGGCGAACCCCCGCTGCCGCTGCGGGAGATCGAGGACCCGGGGCACCCCCGGGTCGCGTACGCGCGGCACCGGCGCGACGACGTACGCGTCTGGGCGGCGGACGGGGGTGTGCTGACGACGGGCCGGGGTATCGCCGGGCGGCTGGAGGTGTCGGTCGAGGTGGACGAGGGTCTGCGGCAGCGGGGGCTGGGCCGGGCGCTGGTGGCCGCCGCGCGGCATCTCGCCGACGAGCCGCTGTGGGCGCAGATCGCGCCGGGGAACGCCCGCAGCGTGCGGGCGTTCCAGTCGGCGGGCTACCGGCCGGTGGGTTCGGAGATACTGCTCAGCGCCCGACCGGCGCGATGA
- a CDS encoding EF-hand domain-containing protein yields MADIEAARKEFQRIDADGDGFITAAEFKTALAQEGDWNVTESVAEVIIRTRDLNGDKLLSFDEFWAHLNK; encoded by the coding sequence GTGGCGGACATCGAGGCAGCGCGCAAGGAGTTCCAGCGGATCGACGCGGACGGGGACGGATTCATCACCGCCGCCGAGTTCAAGACCGCCCTGGCCCAGGAGGGCGACTGGAACGTCACCGAGTCCGTGGCGGAGGTCATCATCCGCACCCGCGACCTCAACGGCGACAAGCTTCTGTCGTTCGACGAGTTCTGGGCGCACCTGAACAAGTGA
- a CDS encoding NADase-type glycan-binding domain-containing protein produces MTSPTPGTGQAQSCAECGTRGEPGQSFCDACGAVLGWSGTPARATAGGATGEAPADTARTADPAPTPAPAPTGASAGRAPAAGEPGWDTFALPGAGTGAATDVRTPETAATVRTDAPPAPEPAPTGGAPTAAPPAEPRTQAPAPPADPGPAPHPPHDDEAPTTPLPTSADPDPGPSAADRARSLLVPVADPEPRAPAEPAVAPVLPGRPDVQRPQVRTPGPEFGTEGGVPCPWCGTPTRPDRHFCARCAMPMAGRTEAPGRLPWWRRLLNGRDTETPWAGDRPRLRRGFGAILNWVVAAVVLTLIVTLAFQADDGYQAARDHFSKRASVNPDTYKASRSFPGHKPDLAFDTYNNTWWGPGVTQSGEGEWIEARFEQPVRLLDVVITPGVSKKPDQRTESARPHRIEATITAADGTKSTKMITLDQTVGGQSRKFRVGSAETVRFTIRSSYGADDKKQVAIAEIEFFGRSSSNS; encoded by the coding sequence ATGACCAGCCCGACCCCCGGCACCGGCCAGGCCCAGAGCTGCGCCGAATGCGGAACCCGCGGGGAGCCCGGCCAGTCCTTCTGCGACGCCTGCGGCGCGGTGCTCGGCTGGTCCGGAACCCCGGCCCGAGCGACCGCGGGCGGCGCCACGGGCGAGGCCCCGGCCGACACCGCGCGCACGGCCGACCCGGCTCCGACGCCCGCACCCGCGCCCACCGGTGCCTCCGCCGGACGCGCGCCGGCCGCCGGTGAGCCCGGCTGGGACACCTTCGCCCTCCCGGGCGCCGGCACGGGAGCGGCCACCGACGTCCGCACCCCGGAGACCGCCGCGACGGTACGGACGGACGCGCCCCCCGCCCCCGAACCGGCCCCCACGGGCGGCGCGCCGACGGCGGCTCCCCCGGCCGAGCCCCGGACGCAGGCCCCGGCGCCCCCCGCCGACCCGGGCCCCGCGCCCCACCCCCCGCACGACGACGAGGCCCCGACCACCCCCCTCCCGACCTCCGCCGACCCCGACCCGGGCCCCTCCGCCGCCGACCGGGCCAGGTCGCTGCTCGTCCCGGTCGCCGACCCCGAGCCGCGTGCCCCGGCGGAGCCGGCCGTCGCACCCGTGCTGCCGGGCCGCCCCGACGTGCAGCGCCCCCAGGTCCGTACCCCCGGACCGGAGTTCGGCACGGAGGGCGGTGTGCCCTGCCCGTGGTGCGGGACCCCGACCCGGCCGGACCGGCACTTCTGCGCGCGCTGCGCGATGCCGATGGCCGGCCGTACGGAGGCTCCGGGGCGGCTGCCGTGGTGGCGCCGACTGCTGAACGGCCGTGACACGGAGACCCCGTGGGCGGGCGACCGTCCGCGGCTGCGCCGGGGCTTCGGCGCGATCCTGAACTGGGTGGTCGCGGCCGTCGTCCTCACCCTGATCGTCACCCTCGCGTTCCAGGCGGACGACGGCTACCAGGCGGCCCGCGACCACTTCTCCAAGCGCGCGTCGGTCAACCCGGACACCTACAAGGCGTCCCGCTCCTTCCCCGGCCACAAGCCGGATCTGGCCTTCGACACGTACAACAACACGTGGTGGGGGCCGGGTGTCACCCAGTCCGGCGAGGGCGAGTGGATCGAGGCCCGCTTCGAGCAGCCCGTCCGGCTGCTGGACGTGGTCATCACACCGGGTGTCTCGAAGAAGCCGGACCAGCGCACGGAGTCGGCCCGCCCGCACCGCATCGAGGCGACGATCACCGCCGCCGACGGCACCAAGTCCACCAAGATGATCACCCTCGACCAGACCGTCGGCGGCCAGAGCCGCAAGTTCCGCGTCGGCAGCGCCGAGACCGTCCGCTTCACCATCCGCTCCTCCTACGGCGCCGACGACAAGAAGCAGGTGGCGATAGCCGAGATCGAGTTCTTCGGCCGCTCCAGCAGCAACAGCTGA
- a CDS encoding ADP-ribosyltransferase, with product MITSRVRRRAAAVVLSLSAVLATSAATAPAQTPATPPTKAAATAVAGAAAPACPQFEDPVHAAADRRVDVDRITPDPVWRTTCGTLYRSDSRGPAVVFAQGFLPRDVIDGQYDIESYVLVNQPSPYVSTTYDHDLYKTWYKSGYNYYIDAPGGVDVNRTIGDQHKWADQVEVAFPGGIRTEFVIGVCPVDKKTKTEKMSECESNPHYRPWH from the coding sequence ATGATCACTTCTCGTGTGCGGCGCCGGGCCGCCGCCGTCGTCCTGTCCCTCTCCGCCGTCCTCGCGACCTCCGCCGCGACCGCCCCGGCCCAGACCCCCGCCACACCACCGACCAAGGCCGCCGCCACGGCCGTCGCGGGGGCCGCCGCCCCCGCCTGCCCCCAGTTCGAGGACCCGGTCCACGCCGCCGCCGACCGCCGCGTGGACGTCGACCGCATCACCCCCGACCCGGTCTGGCGCACCACCTGCGGCACGCTGTACCGCAGCGACAGCCGGGGCCCGGCCGTCGTCTTCGCACAGGGCTTCCTCCCCAGGGACGTCATCGACGGCCAGTACGACATCGAGAGCTACGTCCTGGTCAACCAGCCCTCGCCGTACGTCTCCACGACCTACGACCACGACCTGTACAAGACCTGGTACAAGTCCGGCTACAACTACTACATCGACGCCCCCGGCGGCGTGGACGTCAACAGGACCATCGGCGACCAGCACAAGTGGGCCGACCAGGTCGAGGTCGCCTTCCCCGGCGGCATCAGGACGGAGTTCGTCATCGGCGTCTGTCCGGTCGACAAGAAGACCAAGACGGAGAAGATGAGCGAGTGCGAGAGCAACCCCCACTACCGGCCCTGGCACTGA
- a CDS encoding putative baseplate assembly protein gives MALPSPNLDDRRFQQFVDDAKRYIQQRAPEWTDHNVSDPGVTLVETVAHMADQIVYRLNRVPEKNHLAFLDLVGITLFPPSAARTDVTFWLSAPQEEPVPLPVGTEVATVRTESEEAVVFATERELNVVPCELRYLVTQRPGEPGADRTADLAEGKDLMCFAESPRPGDCMLFGLTAAVPYCAIALELDSVVDGVGVDPRQPPLVWEAWTEDGWTECEIDRDGTGGLNRPGEVILHMPGAHTLSRTGGQEAGWLRCRVTEPLPNQPFYTTSPTVRAAEAFTVGGTTTVVHAETVYDEALGESTGLPGQRLRLAHYPVVGDTPPVLLQTAEHDGWTDWDVVPSFSASTSYDRHITLDPATGEIAFGPAVREPDGTLREYGAVAPKGSVIRAVRYRTGGGRAGNVARGAIRVLRTSVPYVSEVVNREAARGGVDAETVEEAKVRAPITLRAQERAVTLRDYEELARRAAPETARITCLEGEEGEHGAYAVRVLVVPQAVPDPGGRLRFEQLVPGDALLRRITRHLDERRLIGTRLAVGPPFYQGITVVATLHAFRGTDTDRVRRQAHDALYRHLDPLTGGADGRGWPFGRPVQSGEVFAVLQRVPGVELVDDVQLHPADPLTGKRGDPTNRIDLSPPSLVFSFDHRVRVIGDKQ, from the coding sequence ATGGCCCTGCCCTCCCCGAACCTCGACGACCGCCGTTTCCAGCAGTTCGTCGACGACGCCAAGCGCTATATCCAGCAGCGGGCCCCGGAGTGGACCGACCACAACGTCTCCGACCCCGGCGTCACCCTGGTGGAGACGGTCGCCCACATGGCCGACCAGATCGTCTACCGGCTCAACCGGGTGCCGGAGAAGAACCATCTGGCGTTCCTGGACCTGGTGGGCATCACCCTGTTCCCGCCCTCGGCCGCCCGCACCGATGTGACCTTCTGGCTGTCGGCGCCGCAGGAGGAGCCGGTGCCGCTGCCCGTGGGCACCGAGGTCGCCACCGTGCGCACCGAGAGCGAGGAGGCGGTCGTCTTCGCCACCGAGCGCGAACTGAACGTCGTCCCTTGCGAGTTGCGGTATCTGGTCACCCAGCGGCCCGGTGAGCCGGGCGCCGACCGGACGGCCGACCTCGCCGAGGGCAAGGACCTGATGTGCTTCGCCGAGTCCCCGCGCCCCGGCGACTGCATGCTGTTCGGGCTGACCGCCGCCGTCCCGTACTGCGCGATCGCGCTGGAACTGGACAGCGTCGTCGACGGCGTCGGCGTGGACCCGCGGCAGCCGCCGCTGGTCTGGGAGGCGTGGACCGAGGACGGCTGGACGGAGTGCGAGATCGACCGTGACGGCACGGGCGGTCTGAACCGTCCGGGCGAGGTGATCCTGCACATGCCCGGCGCGCACACCCTGTCCCGCACCGGCGGCCAGGAGGCCGGCTGGCTGCGCTGCCGGGTCACCGAACCCCTCCCCAACCAGCCCTTCTACACCACCTCGCCGACCGTGCGCGCCGCCGAGGCCTTCACCGTCGGCGGCACCACCACCGTCGTGCACGCCGAGACCGTGTACGACGAGGCGCTCGGCGAGTCCACCGGCCTGCCCGGCCAGCGGCTGCGCCTCGCCCACTACCCGGTGGTCGGCGACACCCCGCCCGTCCTCCTGCAGACCGCCGAGCACGACGGCTGGACCGACTGGGACGTCGTCCCGTCCTTCTCCGCGTCCACCTCCTACGACCGGCACATCACCCTCGACCCGGCCACCGGCGAGATCGCCTTCGGCCCGGCGGTACGGGAGCCCGACGGCACCCTGCGCGAGTACGGGGCCGTCGCGCCCAAGGGCTCCGTGATCCGCGCCGTGCGCTACCGCACCGGCGGTGGCCGGGCCGGCAATGTCGCCCGGGGCGCGATCCGGGTGCTGCGCACCTCCGTGCCGTACGTCTCCGAGGTCGTCAACCGTGAGGCCGCGCGCGGCGGGGTCGACGCGGAGACCGTGGAGGAGGCGAAGGTCCGGGCGCCGATCACCCTGCGCGCCCAGGAGCGTGCCGTGACCCTGCGCGACTACGAGGAACTGGCCCGGCGCGCGGCCCCCGAGACCGCCCGGATCACCTGTCTGGAGGGCGAGGAGGGCGAGCACGGCGCGTACGCGGTACGGGTCCTGGTCGTCCCCCAGGCCGTCCCGGACCCCGGCGGCAGGCTCCGCTTCGAGCAACTCGTCCCCGGCGACGCCCTGTTGCGCCGTATCACCCGCCACCTCGACGAACGCCGTCTGATCGGCACGCGGTTGGCGGTCGGCCCGCCCTTCTACCAGGGCATCACGGTGGTCGCGACCCTGCACGCCTTCCGGGGCACCGACACCGACCGGGTCCGCCGCCAGGCCCACGACGCGCTCTACCGCCACCTCGATCCGCTGACCGGCGGCGCCGACGGCCGCGGCTGGCCCTTCGGCCGCCCCGTCCAGTCCGGCGAGGTCTTCGCCGTCCTCCAGCGCGTCCCCGGCGTCGAACTCGTCGACGACGTCCAACTCCACCCCGCCGACCCCCTCACCGGCAAACGAGGCGACCCCACCAACCGCATCGACCTCTCTCCCCCGTCCCTGGTCTTCTCCTTCGACCACCGGGTCCGAGTGATCGGGGACAAGCAGTGA
- a CDS encoding VgrG-related protein, with the protein MGGGQAGDPSFSNIIEVTVDGRKLPTDYADLLVGGWVDLGAGVPGAFRLTFRDPHGLLLGKLNVRFGSLVVISPVAGGQGAGSPVFTGEVTGMETDYDGTGTFTVVRGYDPGHRLMRVRRVAAYRNQTAADIARKLAGMNGVPVGQVQSTKTVYDFISQSNVTDWDFLARLADENEMVMSLDAKGKFQFVKPKPASGAAAPSPPGQKSPYELKAGVDILRCRAAVTAADQVDKVEARGWNVTTKKKLTATTRASANPGIAIGTTPQKAANPFKAAKLVETDTPYDLQSEVTHAAGSLADDITSSFAELEVMVRGNPLLRPGVPITLSDVGAPFEGKYTCTSVRHTFGDGSHYETWVTVSGRQWRSLFGLSSGGGSASPRLPSVANALVTDVQDPLKQGRVKLQFPWLDDTYVSDWTRTVQMGGKGGGGIFPLDVGDEVLVGFDRGALDHPFVIGGLYNGVDKPTPVKDMWLHDPVKKKAILHTLSDREGNRVDLLSQQTGPRMQGVRLATGNNRLTVHLDRTKTEITVDSKGAVSITGGTSVSVKAGTDLSLTAGRTLSLRSGGPLNIQGGGIVSLRSAGAVNVSAAGALNLSAAGMATLSAVGTVQISAAALLNLKGVKVELMGVFSVNTIKYPFG; encoded by the coding sequence ATGGGAGGCGGCCAGGCCGGAGACCCGTCCTTCTCCAACATCATCGAGGTCACCGTCGACGGCAGGAAACTGCCCACCGACTACGCCGATCTGCTGGTCGGCGGCTGGGTCGATCTCGGCGCCGGGGTGCCCGGCGCGTTCCGGCTCACCTTCCGGGACCCGCACGGGCTGCTGCTGGGCAAACTGAACGTCAGGTTCGGCTCCCTGGTGGTCATCTCGCCCGTGGCCGGCGGACAGGGCGCGGGCTCCCCGGTGTTCACCGGCGAGGTCACCGGCATGGAGACCGACTACGACGGCACCGGCACCTTCACCGTCGTCCGCGGCTACGACCCGGGGCACCGGCTGATGCGGGTGCGCAGGGTGGCGGCGTACCGCAATCAGACGGCCGCCGACATCGCCCGCAAGCTGGCCGGGATGAACGGCGTCCCGGTGGGACAGGTGCAGTCCACCAAGACCGTCTACGACTTCATCAGCCAGTCCAATGTGACGGACTGGGACTTCCTCGCGCGGCTCGCCGACGAGAACGAGATGGTGATGTCGCTGGACGCCAAGGGGAAGTTCCAGTTCGTCAAGCCGAAGCCGGCGTCCGGCGCGGCGGCGCCCAGCCCTCCCGGGCAGAAGAGCCCCTACGAGCTGAAGGCCGGCGTGGACATCCTGCGCTGCCGGGCCGCCGTCACCGCCGCCGACCAGGTCGACAAGGTCGAGGCGCGCGGCTGGAACGTCACGACGAAGAAGAAGCTCACCGCGACGACGAGGGCGAGCGCCAACCCCGGTATCGCGATCGGCACCACCCCGCAGAAGGCCGCCAACCCGTTCAAGGCCGCCAAGCTGGTCGAGACCGACACCCCGTACGACCTGCAGAGCGAGGTCACACACGCGGCCGGTTCGCTGGCCGACGACATCACCTCCTCCTTCGCCGAGCTGGAGGTCATGGTGCGCGGCAACCCGCTGCTGCGCCCCGGGGTGCCGATCACGCTCTCCGACGTGGGCGCCCCGTTCGAGGGCAAGTACACCTGCACGTCCGTACGGCACACCTTCGGCGACGGCAGCCACTACGAGACCTGGGTGACCGTCAGCGGCCGGCAGTGGCGCTCGCTGTTCGGTCTGTCCTCGGGGGGCGGTTCGGCGTCGCCTCGGCTGCCCAGCGTCGCCAACGCCCTGGTCACCGATGTCCAGGACCCGCTGAAGCAGGGGCGGGTGAAGCTCCAGTTCCCGTGGCTGGACGACACCTACGTCAGCGACTGGACGCGGACCGTGCAGATGGGCGGCAAGGGCGGCGGCGGGATCTTCCCGCTGGACGTCGGCGACGAGGTGCTGGTCGGCTTCGACCGGGGCGCGCTCGACCATCCGTTCGTCATCGGCGGTCTCTACAACGGCGTGGACAAGCCGACCCCGGTGAAGGACATGTGGCTGCACGACCCGGTCAAGAAGAAGGCGATCCTGCACACCCTGTCCGACCGGGAGGGCAACCGGGTCGACCTGCTCAGCCAGCAGACCGGCCCGCGCATGCAGGGCGTGCGCCTCGCCACCGGCAACAACCGGCTGACCGTCCACCTGGACCGGACGAAGACCGAGATCACCGTGGACAGCAAGGGCGCGGTCTCCATCACGGGCGGCACCTCGGTGTCCGTGAAGGCCGGTACGGATCTGTCCCTGACGGCGGGCCGGACCCTGTCCCTCAGGAGCGGCGGCCCGCTCAACATCCAGGGCGGGGGCATCGTCAGCCTCCGATCGGCCGGCGCGGTCAACGTCTCCGCGGCGGGCGCCCTCAACCTCAGCGCGGCCGGCATGGCGACGCTCAGCGCGGTCGGCACCGTGCAGATCAGCGCCGCCGCCCTGCTGAACCTCAAGGGCGTCAAGGTCGAGCTGATGGGTGTGTTCTCCGTCAACACGATCAAGTACCCGTTCGGATGA
- a CDS encoding CIS tube protein, translated as MAKGSKGGAGKSLVRATLAIHEPPVGTSTTPGGLKKTFNFEFNPAELTLRQGAQWKRTTSAAVRDGALPEFMGPDPREMNVEIFLDSSDKPSGTTVLKKVDTLLSCCEVTAKSLAAKQPSPPWVVFQWGSFSTARFTAYVSSVDVTYSLFGTTGVPIRAACRMTLHEIPSRTEGQNPTSGALTARSVHRVVAGDSLQSLAWREYGRASAWRAIAEANGIDDPSRLPTGTELVLPAAGEVGH; from the coding sequence ATGGCGAAGGGCAGCAAGGGCGGCGCGGGCAAGAGTCTCGTGCGGGCCACACTGGCCATCCACGAGCCGCCGGTCGGGACGAGCACCACTCCGGGCGGGCTGAAGAAGACGTTCAACTTCGAGTTCAACCCGGCCGAGCTGACACTGCGCCAGGGCGCCCAGTGGAAGCGGACGACGAGCGCGGCCGTACGCGACGGCGCGCTGCCGGAGTTCATGGGCCCGGACCCCCGGGAGATGAACGTCGAGATCTTCCTCGACTCCTCCGACAAGCCGAGCGGCACCACGGTGCTGAAGAAGGTGGACACCCTGCTGTCGTGCTGCGAGGTGACGGCCAAGAGCCTCGCCGCGAAGCAGCCGTCGCCGCCGTGGGTGGTGTTCCAGTGGGGGTCGTTCTCGACGGCCCGCTTCACGGCGTACGTCAGTTCGGTGGACGTCACGTACTCCCTGTTCGGGACGACCGGTGTGCCGATCCGGGCCGCCTGCCGGATGACGCTGCACGAGATCCCGAGCCGTACCGAGGGGCAGAACCCGACGTCGGGAGCGCTGACCGCGCGCAGTGTGCACCGGGTCGTGGCGGGCGACTCGTTGCAGTCGCTGGCGTGGCGGGAGTACGGGCGGGCGTCCGCGTGGCGGGCGATCGCGGAGGCCAACGGCATCGACGACCCCTCGCGGCTGCCGACCGGCACCGAACTCGTCCTCCCGGCGGCCGGGGAGGTGGGCCACTGA